One Synergistota bacterium genomic region harbors:
- a CDS encoding ABC transporter permease produces IIRQSSIIGIISLGMTCVILTSGIDLSVGSILAISTLIAASLVKDGAPFLLAWLAALAVGGLGGLVNGVIVAFLDIPPFIVTLGMMGIARGLSLLYTNGAPITGFPYFFRFLGASWIGSVPTPVLIFFFSFMLFYVLLDKTVWGQQVRCVGSNPTAAILSGVNVKAIVTSVYVLSGISSALAGLILVGRLDSAQPTAGLGYEFGAIAAVVLGGTQFTGGKGRLLGTVLGVLIIGMIENGINILDINPFYEQVVKGGVIAAALIAYGRLAGVKAKEAKT; encoded by the coding sequence CATAATAAGACAGTCGTCCATAATAGGAATTATATCTCTTGGTATGACATGCGTAATACTTACGAGTGGTATAGACCTCTCTGTGGGGAGCATTCTTGCTATCTCAACGCTCATTGCTGCTTCTTTAGTAAAAGATGGGGCTCCTTTTCTCTTAGCGTGGTTGGCAGCGCTTGCTGTGGGAGGCTTGGGAGGGCTCGTAAATGGCGTGATAGTGGCTTTCCTCGATATTCCTCCATTTATAGTTACCTTAGGGATGATGGGGATAGCGAGGGGGCTGTCCCTTCTTTACACTAATGGTGCTCCAATAACGGGCTTTCCCTATTTCTTTAGGTTTTTAGGTGCAAGTTGGATTGGGTCTGTTCCAACGCCTGTTTTGATATTTTTCTTTAGTTTTATGCTCTTTTATGTTCTTCTTGATAAAACGGTATGGGGACAGCAGGTTAGATGCGTTGGCTCGAATCCCACGGCGGCAATCCTCTCTGGAGTTAACGTGAAGGCGATCGTTACCTCCGTTTATGTTTTAAGTGGGATTTCTTCCGCGCTTGCTGGATTAATCTTGGTGGGAAGATTGGACTCTGCCCAACCAACAGCGGGACTTGGGTATGAGTTTGGAGCCATAGCTGCGGTCGTTCTCGGAGGTACACAATTTACAGGGGGTAAAGGAAGGCTCCTCGGAACGGTTCTCGGTGTACTTATCATAGGAATGATAGAGAACGGGATAAACATATTGGATATAAATCCGTTCTATGAGCAGGTTGTGAAAGGGGGTGTCATAGCAGCGGCGCTGATAGCGTATGGTAGGCTTGCCGGAGTAAAAGCTAAGGAAGCGAAAACCTAA
- the rbsB gene encoding ribose ABC transporter substrate-binding protein RbsB: MRKFLIAVLVLGLFIPAGPVFAKTYTIGLVISTLNNPFFVTLKQGAEEMAAKEGVKLIIYDAQDDSAKMTSAMEDLIQKKVDAILVNPTDSNAVVPSIIKANRAGIPVFTIDRGAAGGKVVCHIASDNVAGGRMAGEFLAKALHGKGNVVELVGIPGTSAARDRGKGFHEAISKYPGIKIIASQAADFNRDKGMKVFENILQAHPKIDGVFAHNDEMVLGAIAAAEAAGRKGIIFVGFDAIPDAIAAIKAGKLAATVAQQPKVMGELGVKKAVEYLNGKKLPKFIPVPLKLITKDNL; this comes from the coding sequence GTGAGGAAATTTCTCATTGCGGTGCTGGTATTAGGCTTGTTCATTCCAGCAGGACCGGTCTTCGCCAAAACCTATACTATAGGACTTGTTATATCAACGCTTAATAACCCGTTCTTCGTTACCTTAAAGCAAGGAGCTGAGGAAATGGCAGCTAAGGAGGGCGTAAAGCTCATTATTTACGATGCACAGGATGATTCCGCTAAGATGACTTCTGCAATGGAGGATCTCATCCAGAAGAAGGTTGATGCAATACTCGTTAACCCTACTGATTCTAATGCTGTTGTTCCTTCTATAATAAAGGCTAACAGAGCTGGAATTCCAGTTTTTACCATTGATCGTGGAGCTGCGGGAGGCAAAGTGGTATGCCACATAGCAAGTGATAATGTGGCTGGTGGAAGAATGGCTGGAGAATTTCTCGCAAAAGCTCTTCATGGTAAGGGAAATGTAGTTGAGCTCGTTGGAATCCCGGGAACTTCAGCTGCACGCGATAGAGGAAAGGGCTTCCATGAGGCGATAAGCAAATATCCTGGAATTAAGATAATAGCCTCTCAGGCAGCTGATTTCAATAGGGATAAGGGAATGAAGGTCTTTGAGAATATCCTGCAAGCTCATCCTAAGATAGACGGAGTCTTTGCTCACAATGATGAAATGGTGCTGGGAGCTATAGCTGCTGCAGAGGCTGCTGGCAGAAAGGGGATAATATTCGTCGGTTTTGATGCTATACCCGATGCCATAGCTGCGATTAAAGCAGGAAAACTTGCTGCTACCGTTGCTCAGCAGCCTAAGGTAATGGGTGAGCTTGGTGTCAAGAAGGCGGTTGAGTATCTTAATGGCAAGAAGCTTCCCAAGTTTATACCTGTTCCCTTAAAGCTTATAACCAAGGATAACTTATGA
- a CDS encoding sugar ABC transporter ATP-binding protein, whose protein sequence is MSSVLEGGGTESPATLPNCLLFLKDIHKRYPGVHALRGVSFSVCAGEVHALVGENGAGKSTLVKVLEGAVQPDAGEIWAEGKKVSWRGPGDAIEAGISVIHQELSLAPHLTVAQNIFLGREPRKGFFLDRKRMSEESRKIFSELGVDLDVDAEVSRLTVGEQQLVEIARALSRNARIIAMDEPTSSLSAREVGSLFRVIRDLKRKGVGIIYISHRLEEIFEIADRVSVLRDGELVGSGRLEDFTQEEIVSLMVGREIRAFFPRTGAPLPEVVLEVRNLTKRGIFRNISFSLRRGEILGIAGLVGSGRSEVAMSIFGVCPPDEGEIIFEGRPVKIDSPRDAIMRGIFLVPEDRKVQGLFLNMSLKHNLTIVELLRNFKGLSLVNERNRENRAREFVEELSIKCSGLDIEVRSLSGGNQQKVVIAKGLSVSPKVLILDEPTRGIDVGAKAEVHQLMDDLTRRGVAILMISSELPEVMGMSDRVLVMRSGEIVASLRGSEISGERIMMAAAGGSE, encoded by the coding sequence ATGAGTTCAGTTTTGGAAGGTGGCGGGACAGAAAGTCCCGCCACTCTCCCTAATTGTTTACTTTTCTTGAAAGATATTCACAAGCGCTATCCTGGCGTTCACGCGCTGCGAGGGGTATCCTTTTCCGTCTGCGCGGGGGAAGTTCACGCTCTCGTTGGTGAAAATGGTGCAGGCAAGTCAACCCTCGTTAAAGTTCTTGAGGGGGCGGTTCAGCCGGATGCCGGCGAGATCTGGGCAGAAGGAAAGAAGGTTTCTTGGAGAGGCCCTGGAGACGCCATCGAAGCCGGTATCAGCGTTATTCATCAGGAGCTTAGCTTAGCTCCACATCTCACGGTCGCTCAAAATATATTTTTGGGTAGGGAGCCTCGCAAGGGTTTCTTTCTCGATAGAAAACGTATGAGTGAGGAATCACGTAAGATATTTTCAGAGCTTGGCGTTGATTTGGATGTTGATGCCGAGGTTTCAAGGCTGACCGTTGGAGAGCAACAGCTTGTTGAGATAGCGAGGGCTCTCTCAAGAAACGCAAGGATAATAGCTATGGATGAGCCAACGTCGAGTCTTTCTGCCAGAGAAGTGGGGAGCCTCTTCAGGGTCATAAGAGATCTAAAGAGGAAGGGCGTTGGTATAATATATATTTCTCACAGACTTGAGGAAATCTTTGAGATAGCGGATAGAGTTAGCGTTTTAAGAGATGGTGAGCTTGTAGGTTCAGGGCGCTTGGAGGATTTCACTCAAGAGGAAATCGTTTCGCTGATGGTTGGTAGGGAGATAAGAGCTTTTTTCCCTCGCACGGGTGCTCCTCTGCCGGAAGTAGTTCTCGAGGTGAGGAACTTAACGAAGAGGGGAATTTTCAGAAATATTTCATTTTCGCTTCGGAGAGGGGAGATTCTTGGCATAGCTGGGCTCGTTGGAAGCGGTAGAAGTGAGGTTGCCATGTCGATTTTTGGGGTTTGTCCGCCAGACGAGGGAGAGATAATATTCGAGGGAAGGCCCGTTAAAATAGATAGTCCTCGGGATGCGATCATGAGAGGGATATTTCTCGTCCCTGAGGATAGGAAGGTTCAGGGCTTGTTTTTAAACATGTCGTTAAAACATAACCTTACTATAGTTGAGTTGCTTAGAAATTTTAAGGGCCTTTCGCTTGTTAACGAGAGAAATCGCGAGAATAGAGCAAGGGAGTTTGTAGAAGAGCTTTCGATAAAATGTAGTGGGCTTGATATTGAGGTTAGAAGTCTTTCTGGGGGAAACCAGCAGAAAGTGGTTATAGCAAAGGGATTAAGCGTTAGCCCAAAGGTTTTGATACTCGATGAGCCTACACGGGGAATAGATGTGGGGGCTAAGGCGGAAGTTCACCAGTTGATGGATGACCTGACGAGAAGGGGTGTAGCGATTCTTATGATCTCATCTGAGCTTCCAGAGGTTATGGGTATGAGTGATAGAGTTCTCGTTATGAGATCTGGGGAAATCGTAGCCTCGCTGAGAGGTAGCGAAATTAGCGGCGAGAGAATAATGATGGCTGCTGCGGGGGGAAGTGAGTAG
- a CDS encoding ABC transporter permease: MSLRKYGSLFVLAFLLLALTSFYPGVLSPSNIANVLSQVAVVGICAVGMTFVMLTGGIDLSVGSLVALTGAVGAWLNARLGLHWTLAWLGAIFVGMLCGLISGTFVEWGKMPPFIATLSMMAMARGATLLITQGYPISGTSGEFNYAGWAYLGPVPVSGLIMLMLIMIAWVVLRKTRFGTYVYAVGDEPETARLAGIAVSKVRVLVYVISGACSALGGVLMVGRLWSAQPNVGMGMELDVIAAVVLGGTSLFGGVGGVGGTLIGVLIMGFLDNGLRLIEISSYLQQVVKGAVFIGVVGADLYFKRIRSRRG; the protein is encoded by the coding sequence ATGTCCTTGAGGAAATATGGGAGTCTATTCGTTCTTGCGTTTCTTCTTCTGGCTTTGACCTCCTTTTATCCTGGGGTTTTATCTCCCTCAAATATAGCAAATGTTTTATCTCAGGTTGCGGTAGTGGGAATCTGCGCGGTGGGTATGACGTTTGTTATGCTTACGGGTGGGATAGATCTCTCTGTTGGAAGCTTGGTCGCCCTTACGGGTGCGGTTGGAGCTTGGCTTAACGCACGCTTGGGGCTTCACTGGACATTAGCATGGCTGGGGGCTATCTTCGTTGGGATGCTCTGTGGTTTGATTTCCGGAACATTCGTGGAATGGGGGAAAATGCCTCCATTTATAGCCACCCTCTCGATGATGGCCATGGCTCGTGGAGCTACGCTCCTTATAACGCAGGGATATCCGATATCTGGAACCTCTGGTGAGTTTAATTATGCGGGCTGGGCTTACTTAGGACCCGTTCCCGTTTCCGGTCTTATTATGCTTATGCTTATCATGATTGCTTGGGTGGTATTAAGAAAGACGCGCTTTGGAACCTATGTTTATGCGGTTGGCGATGAACCTGAAACTGCTCGTCTCGCGGGAATAGCGGTTTCAAAGGTGCGCGTTCTCGTTTATGTTATCAGTGGGGCTTGCTCTGCGCTCGGAGGCGTTTTAATGGTTGGAAGGCTTTGGAGTGCTCAACCGAACGTGGGTATGGGTATGGAGCTTGACGTGATAGCAGCAGTGGTTCTCGGAGGCACAAGCCTCTTTGGAGGCGTTGGAGGTGTGGGGGGAACCCTTATAGGAGTTCTTATAATGGGATTTCTGGATAATGGACTTAGGTTAATAGAGATTTCAAGTTATCTTCAGCAGGTGGTTAAGGGAGCGGTTTTCATAGGGGTTGTGGGCGCAGACCTCTATTTTAAGAGAATTCGGTCGAGAAGGGGATAG